A single window of Sphingobacterium sp. ML3W DNA harbors:
- a CDS encoding transposase — protein MSRERKVYTKEFKLMSVELSNTRNDLTALSKELDITPSLLYRWRKEYSSKPDTSFPGNGKVILTEAEQEVARLKKELRETQMERDILKKAVSIFSKSYGKYSGS, from the coding sequence ATGTCAAGAGAGAGAAAAGTGTACACCAAGGAATTCAAGCTAATGAGCGTTGAATTGAGTAATACCAGAAATGATTTGACAGCTCTGTCCAAAGAATTGGATATCACACCCTCGTTGCTTTATCGGTGGCGTAAGGAGTATTCGAGTAAACCAGATACTAGTTTCCCTGGTAATGGGAAAGTAATATTGACAGAAGCTGAGCAGGAAGTAGCTAGGCTAAAGAAAGAACTACGTGAAACGCAGATGGAGCGTGACATCTTAAAAAAGGCTGTCAGCATCTTCTCCAAGAGCTATGGCAAATATTCGGGTTCATAA
- a CDS encoding IS3 family transposase: MKNHSRIFSIGKMCSVFNVSRGGYYTWLKRVPSRRSIENQMLEQEILEAFQNSKYRYGSPRITRALNKKRIKVSRPRVAKIMKRNHLRSIVKKKFKVTTDSSHKFTVPANKLDRNFKPDTLGAAWVSDITYIRTKQGWLYLTTVIDLGDRKVIGWALSATGSATFEWTSS; this comes from the coding sequence ATAAAGAATCACAGTAGAATATTTTCTATCGGGAAGATGTGTTCGGTATTTAATGTAAGCAGAGGCGGTTATTATACCTGGTTGAAGCGTGTTCCTTCACGCCGTAGTATAGAAAACCAAATGCTTGAGCAAGAAATACTGGAAGCTTTTCAGAACAGCAAATACAGATATGGAAGTCCCCGAATTACCAGGGCTTTGAACAAAAAAAGGATTAAAGTGTCTAGACCCCGTGTGGCCAAGATAATGAAGAGAAATCATTTACGAAGTATTGTAAAGAAAAAGTTCAAGGTTACGACAGACTCTAGTCATAAGTTTACGGTGCCTGCAAACAAGTTGGACCGGAATTTCAAACCAGATACGTTAGGAGCTGCCTGGGTATCGGATATAACATATATAAGAACAAAACAAGGGTGGTTATACCTGACAACAGTTATAGATCTTGGTGACAGAAAAGTAATCGGTTGGGCACTGAGCGCAACTGGAAGTGCTACATTTGAGTGGACATCAAGTTAA
- a CDS encoding transposase — protein MSQERKTYPKEFKLMSVELSNTRTDLSALAKELDISPAMLYRCGKVILSAAEQELSLLKKELRETQMEHGILNYLDTGYTGGCGTSQKRLSAFSARETTNIRVHKGSLQNIFSCEDVFSIKSE, from the coding sequence ATGTCACAAGAAAGAAAAACCTATCCAAAAGAGTTCAAGTTAATGAGTGTTGAACTGAGTAATACCCGTACAGACCTGAGTGCCCTTGCGAAAGAACTAGATATTAGTCCAGCGATGTTGTATCGCTGTGGGAAAGTCATACTCAGCGCAGCGGAGCAAGAGCTTTCTTTATTGAAGAAGGAATTGCGTGAAACACAGATGGAGCACGGTATCTTAAACTATCTCGATACGGGATATACGGGGGGATGTGGGACGTCTCAAAAAAGGTTATCAGCATTTTCTGCAAGGGAGACAACAAATATTCGGGTTCATAAAGGATCACTGCAGAATATTTTTAGTTGTGAAGATGTGTTCAGTATTAAAAGTGAGTAG
- a CDS encoding group II intron maturase-specific domain-containing protein, whose product MRTKLKNHPVIKGCYSVSLEEYAKNINPVIQGWINYYGKFRKSSLNSFIGISMIS is encoded by the coding sequence ATGCGGACGAAGCTAAAGAACCATCCTGTAATTAAAGGGTGCTATAGTGTTAGTTTAGAGGAATATGCGAAAAATATCAATCCAGTCATTCAAGGTTGGATAAACTATTATGGAAAATTCAGAAAGTCGTCATTAAATTCTTTTATCGGTATATCAATGATAAGCTGA
- a CDS encoding Fur family transcriptional regulator produces MKNTLAKTEIFNLISNASVALSHSEIEKSLVGLCNRVTIYRVLERLEEEGHIHKFINIDGHLKFADCRNCKDHLHHNHAHFSCVECGTVTCLEKVEPIYKMPAQYQVQKLNFTLSGICPSWNCNNKVDIRLSCNILFV; encoded by the coding sequence ATGAAAAATACACTTGCAAAAACAGAAATATTCAATCTTATAAGCAATGCATCGGTTGCTTTATCCCATTCGGAAATAGAAAAGAGCTTGGTGGGGTTATGTAATAGGGTTACTATTTACAGAGTATTGGAGCGGCTTGAAGAAGAGGGACATATCCATAAATTTATCAATATAGATGGGCATCTTAAATTTGCAGACTGTCGTAATTGTAAGGACCATCTTCATCATAATCATGCACATTTCAGTTGTGTCGAATGTGGTACCGTAACCTGTCTTGAAAAAGTAGAACCAATTTATAAGATGCCAGCCCAATATCAGGTACAGAAATTAAATTTTACTTTGTCAGGTATATGTCCAAGTTGGAATTGCAACAATAAAGTAGACATTCGGTTAAGCTGCAATATTTTGTTTGTTTAA
- a CDS encoding GTP-binding protein yields MQGQSLIPKSEQFVGNRKLPVTVLSGFLGAGKTTLLNHILHNKDGLKVAVIVNDMSEVNVDVRLVENENTLSRTEEKLVEMSNGCICCTLREDLMVEVEKLAEEGRFDYLLIESTGISEPIPIAQTFSYVDEENGIDLSRFSYIDTMVTVVDCFNFFKDFGTNQLLQDRDLTDIEGDYRTIVNLLIDQIEFANVIILNKTDLVDKDTLGVLKASIRKLNPEAKLINSEFSKVDPKEILNTKLFNFEDAQTSAGWQKELEAESHTPETEEYGITSFVFRNQKPFHPERFWSYLNTDYPNGIIRAKGLFWLASRPNNALNFSQSGGSSRLESAGVWWCSMPYSERINYTPFLENEDIIEERWSKQWGDRLNELVFIGQHIDKETVIVDLEKCLLQIDEQYLFDENFKFEDPFPKDI; encoded by the coding sequence ATGCAAGGACAATCATTAATACCAAAAAGCGAACAGTTTGTTGGCAATAGGAAACTACCCGTTACAGTTTTAAGTGGTTTTCTTGGTGCAGGTAAAACTACGCTGCTTAACCATATTCTACATAACAAAGATGGACTAAAGGTCGCTGTCATAGTCAATGACATGAGTGAGGTAAACGTTGACGTAAGATTGGTGGAAAACGAAAACACATTATCTCGTACGGAAGAGAAATTAGTGGAAATGAGTAATGGTTGCATCTGCTGTACGCTTCGTGAAGATTTGATGGTTGAAGTGGAAAAACTGGCAGAAGAAGGGCGGTTCGATTACCTTTTAATTGAAAGTACGGGTATCAGTGAGCCAATCCCTATAGCCCAGACATTTTCGTACGTCGATGAAGAAAATGGCATAGACTTGTCTCGCTTCTCCTATATAGATACGATGGTAACCGTGGTGGATTGTTTCAACTTTTTTAAAGATTTTGGAACAAATCAATTATTACAGGATCGTGATCTCACAGATATAGAAGGTGATTACCGAACCATTGTCAACTTGCTCATCGATCAGATTGAATTTGCCAATGTCATTATCCTGAATAAAACAGATTTGGTTGATAAGGATACTTTAGGTGTTTTAAAAGCATCTATTCGTAAATTAAATCCTGAAGCAAAACTCATTAACTCAGAATTTAGTAAAGTAGATCCGAAAGAAATTTTGAATACAAAATTATTCAACTTTGAAGATGCTCAAACATCAGCTGGCTGGCAGAAAGAATTGGAAGCAGAAAGTCATACACCCGAAACTGAAGAATACGGTATTACTTCCTTTGTATTTCGCAATCAGAAACCTTTTCACCCTGAACGCTTTTGGAGTTACCTCAATACAGATTACCCGAATGGAATTATCCGGGCAAAGGGTCTGTTTTGGCTGGCGTCACGCCCAAATAACGCACTAAACTTCTCACAATCAGGAGGTTCTTCCCGACTAGAAAGTGCTGGTGTATGGTGGTGTAGCATGCCTTATTCTGAAAGAATAAATTATACGCCGTTTTTGGAGAACGAAGACATAATAGAAGAGCGCTGGAGTAAACAATGGGGCGACCGCCTGAATGAATTGGTTTTCATCGGGCAGCATATTGACAAAGAAACGGTAATTGTCGATCTCGAGAAATGCTTGCTACAGATCGACGAACAATATTTGTTTGATGAGAACTTTAAGTTTGAAGATCCATTTCCAAAGGATATTTAA
- a CDS encoding outer membrane beta-barrel family protein, whose translation MKILSSILTFILIAIPTWVLAQNIEIKGKVTDSENIALPGVNIQVKGTDAGTLSDLEGNYSVNTLKGAVLIFLLVGMATQEKEVSESAILNVSLKDDATELEEVTITLKKPVIVADKGKLTFNVSNNAANSGVSAFDLLKKIPGIGVSQNDDISLRGSGVNVMIDGKMSFISGNQLGIYLKGLNADDIRKIELITNPSAAFDASGNTGLINIVTKKNKSKGYALSLRSGISKGTFWMNNQNISASINEEKWSVYGSFDYNTPHRERNSTSGNSIIENGERINLERSNTIPFQIYYYTYKVGGNWNFSPRHTLGMHYHGYLDDFSGTKTSDILKKKEDGTLLSKVYSTYELKEPYHYDAYNLDYQFLIDSMGKKITADARYISYRNYSDAVMIGTHTGANGNTLFINNIRTHQPGSIKIKSAQIDAELPFEGINMKTGLKFAEVTNDNNFHSEELINGEYLPIPSMNDHFKYKEQISAVYGSASKSFGKTSIDLGLRVEHTSSNSSLIDTQFNRKNEYTRFFPNLSVGHQFENDNKLNVSISRRINRPAYSELNPVRWYNDEYFYFDGNPDLVPEMAWLSSASYVIANKYIFTAEYGKRSNYISRSLSYDPNGVTIRSQSTNFENFERLDLTVITPLKVITNWDIQLMTGANYTKYPISESGVENNIKRWAALVSLQQQIKFLKHYSADISLKYTSQELRGVYLTNDIFFMDFGVKRSFFNNKLDVAISLNDAFNTYREKGYSKSHLTNYHYNDKPDSRRFGITLRYNFGGDLINNNKKKSEEQERL comes from the coding sequence ATGAAAATATTAAGCAGCATATTAACTTTTATTTTAATAGCAATCCCAACTTGGGTTTTAGCACAGAATATAGAAATTAAAGGAAAAGTAACAGATTCCGAAAATATTGCTTTACCCGGAGTTAACATTCAGGTAAAAGGAACAGATGCAGGAACCCTCTCCGATTTGGAAGGCAACTATTCCGTTAATACTCTAAAAGGAGCCGTACTTATTTTTTTACTTGTTGGTATGGCAACACAGGAAAAAGAAGTGAGCGAATCAGCAATTCTGAATGTGTCCCTGAAAGATGATGCGACTGAATTAGAAGAAGTTACCATTACATTAAAAAAGCCAGTTATTGTGGCTGATAAAGGAAAATTAACCTTTAATGTTTCTAATAATGCTGCAAATAGTGGTGTTTCCGCATTCGATTTGTTGAAAAAAATTCCTGGAATAGGAGTCAGTCAGAACGATGACATTTCACTGCGAGGTTCTGGTGTTAATGTCATGATAGACGGTAAGATGAGTTTCATTTCTGGCAATCAACTCGGCATTTATCTCAAAGGTTTAAATGCGGATGATATCAGAAAAATCGAATTGATAACTAATCCTTCCGCAGCATTTGATGCTTCAGGAAATACTGGCCTTATTAACATTGTAACCAAAAAAAATAAAAGTAAAGGTTATGCACTTAGTTTACGCAGTGGTATTTCCAAAGGTACTTTTTGGATGAATAATCAAAATATATCAGCAAGTATCAATGAAGAAAAATGGAGTGTTTATGGTTCATTTGATTACAATACACCACATCGAGAAAGAAATAGCACAAGTGGCAACAGCATAATTGAAAATGGAGAACGTATTAATTTGGAAAGAAGCAACACTATCCCTTTCCAAATATATTATTATACCTATAAAGTAGGTGGTAATTGGAACTTCTCACCTAGGCACACCTTGGGAATGCACTATCATGGATATCTTGATGATTTCTCTGGAACAAAAACTTCAGATATTTTAAAGAAAAAAGAAGATGGTACATTGCTTTCAAAAGTATATTCTACTTATGAATTAAAAGAACCCTATCATTATGATGCCTATAATTTAGATTATCAGTTTCTCATCGATTCAATGGGAAAAAAAATAACTGCTGATGCCCGATATATTTCTTATAGAAATTACTCTGATGCAGTGATGATTGGAACGCATACAGGAGCAAATGGAAACACACTTTTTATCAATAATATCCGTACCCATCAACCAGGGTCTATTAAAATAAAATCAGCTCAGATAGATGCAGAATTGCCTTTTGAAGGAATTAACATGAAAACAGGATTAAAGTTTGCTGAAGTGACCAATGACAATAATTTTCATTCAGAAGAGTTGATCAATGGCGAGTATTTACCAATTCCTTCAATGAACGATCATTTCAAATACAAAGAACAAATAAGTGCTGTTTATGGTTCAGCCTCAAAATCTTTTGGTAAAACGTCTATTGATCTTGGTTTAAGAGTTGAACACACTTCATCAAATTCCAGTTTAATTGATACCCAATTTAATCGGAAGAATGAATATACTCGATTTTTCCCTAATTTATCGGTCGGTCATCAATTTGAAAATGACAACAAACTTAACGTATCTATAAGTAGAAGGATTAATCGTCCTGCCTATTCTGAGTTGAATCCCGTAAGATGGTATAATGACGAATATTTTTATTTTGATGGGAATCCCGATTTAGTCCCAGAGATGGCTTGGTTGTCATCGGCTTCTTATGTGATAGCAAATAAATATATTTTTACGGCGGAATATGGTAAACGAAGCAATTACATTTCTCGCAGCCTTTCTTACGATCCCAATGGCGTAACCATACGGTCGCAAAGTACCAACTTTGAAAATTTTGAAAGATTGGACCTCACTGTAATAACACCGTTGAAAGTAATTACTAATTGGGACATTCAATTGATGACGGGTGCAAATTATACAAAATATCCAATTTCAGAATCTGGTGTTGAAAATAATATTAAAAGATGGGCAGCCTTAGTATCTCTACAGCAACAAATAAAATTTCTGAAACATTATTCGGCAGACATTTCACTTAAATACACCTCTCAGGAGCTTAGAGGTGTCTACCTAACGAATGATATCTTTTTTATGGATTTTGGCGTTAAGCGTTCGTTTTTTAATAATAAGCTAGACGTAGCTATTTCCCTTAATGATGCTTTTAATACGTATCGGGAAAAGGGATATTCAAAAAGTCACCTCACAAATTATCATTATAATGATAAACCTGATTCAAGACGGTTCGGGATAACGTTGAGGTATAATTTTGGGGGAGATCTGATCAATAACAACAAAAAGAAAAGTGAAGAACAAGAGAGACTTTAA
- a CDS encoding TonB-dependent receptor, with amino-acid sequence MTKYKINTDPGLLDDARGNFEHRIIGNCPFKKILYGLGIAVLCSNAVHAQQVQKDTLTTLDEVVILAPLNRSYEVNVGAFGAKHVMEVPLSIQSYGARRIREMSARTVRDVLIADPSVQSSSYGGGFDNFRLRGFAMDNFNTIRRDGLALAPHYDVPLELVERVDVLKGPSGFLYGFNSPGGTINYIPKRPNLEPYTSLTLQGSSLGGYYAALDQSMVLMKGKIGYRLNTGYEKVGNFNHMGDLERKFVGLATDLRISKRALLQLNADWVSKSAMSDPLLRADQSGRTDLLDPSTYILPPKVDRRDALSPSWYKHKTQAFNIEAKFNYTLNERWTSITQANYSQVTRHGGYVDLFNIQPNGDIGYADLYQSRGEVFSTWSIQSYLAGKFSTAAVSHDLFTGVSHRQFKDKSPFWDFVESADGITVSDISVGNILNPVQPDRWDFGVEKEIDFKSSIQESSVFASDLITLNKKFQVLLGGRYIWYKARNLSTDALPQDRNVFVPTGAFIYRPLGSMMTYLSYSRGFEKGENAPFNANNANQPTDAIESVQYELGLKLDLNKSINMGIALFDVRRDATYLNTANDFVSDGRFHHRGIELNAAARAIRNLTLLGNIAYLDTELKDVTDEATSGKRTEGTPRWKGTFGARYAFTSLPKLSLDANLNHTGSRPVDAQNSGFIPSYTLLDAGVSYNTKFGKTTTLLRLHARNLTNEYYYAGVYYSGGLEVGRSREVFLSAQFKF; translated from the coding sequence ATGACCAAATACAAGATTAACACAGATCCTGGGCTTTTAGATGATGCCAGAGGGAATTTTGAACATAGAATAATTGGGAATTGTCCCTTTAAGAAAATACTATATGGACTGGGCATCGCTGTGCTGTGCAGTAATGCAGTGCATGCCCAACAGGTGCAGAAAGATACCCTAACCACTTTGGACGAAGTAGTAATATTAGCACCGCTAAACAGGTCGTACGAAGTCAATGTCGGTGCTTTTGGAGCCAAGCATGTGATGGAAGTGCCGCTTTCCATTCAGAGCTATGGAGCAAGGCGTATTCGTGAGATGTCCGCACGGACGGTTCGTGACGTGCTGATCGCTGATCCTTCAGTACAGAGTTCCTCTTATGGAGGTGGTTTTGATAACTTTCGTTTGCGCGGTTTTGCGATGGATAACTTTAATACCATCCGCCGTGATGGGCTTGCACTTGCGCCCCATTATGATGTACCATTGGAACTGGTAGAACGGGTTGACGTACTCAAAGGCCCGTCTGGATTCCTGTACGGATTTAATTCCCCCGGAGGCACCATCAACTATATTCCCAAGCGGCCTAACCTTGAACCCTACACCAGTCTTACACTTCAGGGCTCTTCTTTGGGAGGATATTATGCTGCCTTGGACCAGAGCATGGTGTTAATGAAAGGTAAGATCGGTTACCGTCTTAATACAGGCTATGAGAAAGTCGGTAATTTCAACCATATGGGGGATCTGGAACGGAAGTTTGTCGGGCTGGCTACTGACTTGCGCATCAGTAAACGTGCCTTGCTACAATTGAATGCAGATTGGGTGTCTAAAAGTGCCATGTCCGATCCCTTATTACGTGCCGACCAAAGTGGTCGCACCGATTTGCTCGATCCTTCCACCTATATTCTTCCTCCAAAGGTAGACCGTAGGGATGCACTCTCGCCATCCTGGTATAAACATAAGACTCAAGCGTTTAACATAGAAGCCAAGTTCAATTATACCCTGAATGAGCGCTGGACTTCCATTACACAGGCAAACTACTCCCAGGTGACCCGTCATGGCGGTTATGTGGATCTGTTCAATATCCAACCCAATGGCGATATAGGCTATGCTGATTTGTACCAGTCCCGTGGTGAAGTATTCAGTACCTGGTCGATACAAAGTTATCTGGCAGGAAAGTTCTCCACCGCAGCGGTATCCCATGATCTGTTCACTGGCGTATCCCACCGGCAGTTCAAGGATAAAAGCCCTTTCTGGGATTTTGTGGAAAGTGCTGATGGCATCACAGTTAGTGATATATCTGTGGGTAATATCCTGAACCCGGTACAGCCTGACCGTTGGGATTTCGGTGTTGAAAAAGAAATTGATTTCAAATCCAGTATCCAGGAAAGTTCAGTTTTCGCAAGTGACCTGATTACATTGAACAAAAAGTTTCAGGTATTATTGGGCGGACGGTACATCTGGTACAAGGCCCGTAACTTGTCGACCGACGCCTTACCGCAGGATAGAAACGTATTTGTTCCTACCGGAGCCTTCATTTACCGCCCGCTCGGCAGCATGATGACCTATCTAAGTTATTCCCGAGGATTTGAAAAAGGTGAAAATGCCCCCTTTAATGCCAACAATGCAAACCAGCCTACCGATGCCATTGAATCCGTACAGTATGAATTGGGACTGAAGCTAGACCTCAATAAAAGCATTAACATGGGTATTGCCCTGTTCGATGTGAGGCGAGATGCTACCTATCTCAACACGGCCAATGATTTTGTCAGCGACGGGAGGTTCCACCACCGTGGAATTGAACTTAATGCTGCTGCCAGAGCGATTCGTAATCTGACGCTGCTAGGCAATATTGCCTATTTGGATACCGAACTTAAAGACGTGACCGATGAGGCTACAAGCGGTAAACGTACCGAAGGGACGCCACGTTGGAAAGGTACGTTTGGAGCACGCTACGCATTCACGAGTTTACCAAAACTTTCATTGGATGCGAACCTGAACCATACGGGAAGTCGTCCCGTAGACGCTCAGAACAGTGGTTTTATTCCAAGTTATACACTCCTGGATGCAGGGGTCAGCTACAATACCAAATTCGGTAAAACAACTACTTTATTGCGCTTACATGCCAGAAACCTAACCAATGAATATTATTATGCTGGGGTCTATTACAGCGGTGGTCTGGAGGTTGGACGTAGCCGAGAGGTTTTCTTGTCGGCACAGTTCAAATTTTGA
- a CDS encoding ABC transporter ATP-binding protein, with product MITIENTKKSFKGKMAVQGLSLSVKEGQIYGLLGPNGAGKSTTLNMLLGFLQPDSGTTHINGIDVGQNATESRKQIGYIPENVNLYPYLSGMENLDYFCKLSGLTYSNDELSGFLSDCGLQPEAHHKRTETYSKGMRQKVGIAIAYAKKAKVYLLDEPASGLDPMASNELSAILKKLADDGAAVLMASHDIFRVRETCHKIGILKNGILVKELETKTVTAEELEQIYLDYMNN from the coding sequence ATGATAACGATAGAAAATACAAAGAAGTCTTTCAAAGGCAAAATGGCGGTTCAGGGGCTTTCATTATCCGTGAAAGAGGGTCAGATATACGGCTTGCTTGGACCGAACGGGGCAGGAAAATCGACTACCCTGAATATGCTGCTTGGATTTTTGCAGCCCGATAGTGGCACTACACACATCAATGGAATAGATGTTGGGCAAAATGCAACTGAAAGCCGAAAACAGATCGGTTACATTCCCGAAAATGTCAATCTGTACCCGTATCTCTCAGGAATGGAGAACCTGGATTATTTCTGCAAACTTTCAGGCTTAACCTATAGCAATGACGAACTTTCTGGTTTTTTATCAGATTGTGGACTTCAGCCAGAAGCCCATCATAAGCGGACAGAAACTTACTCCAAAGGTATGCGCCAGAAAGTAGGGATTGCTATTGCTTACGCAAAAAAAGCTAAAGTATATCTGTTGGACGAACCAGCGAGCGGCCTAGATCCTATGGCAAGTAATGAGCTGTCGGCTATCCTAAAAAAACTTGCAGATGACGGTGCGGCAGTCCTGATGGCTTCACATGATATTTTCAGGGTTAGGGAAACTTGCCATAAAATCGGGATCCTAAAAAATGGCATCCTAGTGAAGGAACTTGAAACTAAAACCGTTACTGCTGAAGA